In Ruania zhangjianzhongii, the following proteins share a genomic window:
- a CDS encoding metal-dependent transcriptional regulator has product MSDLIDTTEMYLKTVFELLEDGIVPLRARIAERLGHSGPTVSQTVARLERDGLMVVTGDRHLELTDEGLARATRVMRKHRLAERLLTDVIGLDWPHVHEEACRWEHVMSDQVEQRLIGLLDHPQRDPYGNSIPGLEELGEQSLDAAYGAALADLLPTGAATYRITRIGEPLQVDVALLRQLQEAGLAPGATIQATRGKDTFAVQVSGVETVLDLPEDTARHVFVTTD; this is encoded by the coding sequence GTGAGCGATCTCATCGATACGACGGAGATGTACCTGAAGACGGTCTTCGAGCTGCTCGAGGACGGGATCGTGCCGCTGCGGGCCCGGATCGCCGAGCGTCTGGGACACTCCGGGCCGACGGTCTCCCAGACCGTGGCGCGACTGGAGCGGGACGGTCTGATGGTGGTGACCGGGGACCGGCACCTGGAGCTCACCGACGAGGGGCTGGCCCGCGCCACCCGGGTGATGCGCAAGCACCGGCTGGCCGAGCGGCTGCTCACCGATGTGATCGGCCTGGACTGGCCGCATGTGCACGAAGAGGCCTGCCGCTGGGAGCACGTGATGAGCGATCAGGTGGAACAGCGCTTGATCGGCCTGCTCGATCACCCCCAGCGAGACCCGTACGGCAACTCGATCCCCGGGCTGGAAGAGCTCGGGGAGCAGTCGCTGGACGCCGCCTACGGCGCGGCGCTCGCCGATCTGCTGCCGACCGGTGCGGCCACCTACCGGATCACCCGGATCGGGGAGCCGCTGCAGGTGGATGTGGCCCTGCTGCGGCAGCTGCAGGAAGCGGGCCTGGCGCCAGGGGCCACGATCCAGGCGACCCGCGGCAAGGACACCTTCGCCGTGCAGGTCTCCGGCGTCGAGACCGTGCTGGACCTGCCGGAGGACACCGCCCGGCACGTGTTCGTCACCACCGACTGA
- the serC gene encoding phosphoserine transaminase, with translation MTTLAVPTDLLPADGRFGSGPSRIRPGQSAALAALGPVLMGTSHRQPPVKALVARVREGLRELLAVPEGYEVVLGNGGSTFFWDAATFALIRQRSQHVSTGEFGAKFATAAARAPFLDEPQVVRAEPGTLAVPSLAEGVDAYAWAQNETSTGVIAPVQRVSADALMLVDATSAAGGVRADLAETDAYYFAPQKAFGSDGGLWLAVLSPAALERIAELGSRWVPESLSLAAAVANSRKDQTLNTPAIATLVLMAEQIDWLLAGGGLDFAAGRSAASAQILYSWAERAEYATPFVQQAQARSPVVGTIDFEAEVDAARVCAILRENGVVDIEPYRKLGRNQIRVGMYPSVDPADVQALTACVDWVVERL, from the coding sequence ATGACGACGCTGGCCGTGCCCACCGACCTCCTGCCCGCCGATGGCCGCTTCGGTTCTGGACCGAGCCGGATCCGGCCCGGCCAGTCGGCGGCGCTGGCGGCGCTGGGCCCGGTGCTGATGGGCACCTCGCACCGGCAGCCGCCGGTGAAGGCCCTGGTGGCCCGGGTGCGGGAGGGACTGCGCGAGCTGCTGGCCGTGCCGGAGGGCTACGAGGTGGTGCTCGGCAACGGCGGCTCCACTTTCTTCTGGGACGCGGCCACCTTCGCCCTGATCCGGCAGCGTTCCCAGCACGTGAGCACGGGCGAGTTCGGCGCGAAGTTCGCCACCGCTGCCGCCCGGGCCCCGTTCCTGGACGAGCCGCAGGTGGTCCGGGCCGAACCGGGCACGCTCGCCGTACCGTCTCTGGCCGAGGGTGTGGACGCCTACGCCTGGGCGCAGAACGAGACCTCCACCGGGGTGATCGCGCCGGTGCAGCGGGTGAGCGCCGATGCGCTGATGCTGGTCGATGCCACCTCGGCCGCCGGTGGTGTGCGCGCCGACCTGGCCGAGACCGATGCGTACTACTTCGCCCCGCAGAAGGCGTTCGGCTCCGACGGCGGGCTGTGGCTGGCTGTGCTCTCCCCCGCCGCGCTGGAGCGGATCGCCGAGCTCGGCAGCCGCTGGGTGCCCGAGTCCCTCTCCCTGGCCGCGGCGGTGGCGAACTCCCGGAAGGACCAGACGCTGAACACTCCGGCGATCGCCACCCTGGTGCTGATGGCCGAACAGATCGACTGGCTGCTCGCCGGGGGCGGGCTGGACTTTGCCGCCGGGCGCAGTGCCGCCTCGGCGCAAATCCTCTACTCCTGGGCCGAGCGCGCCGAGTACGCCACCCCGTTCGTGCAGCAGGCGCAGGCCCGCTCCCCCGTGGTCGGCACGATCGACTTCGAGGCGGAGGTGGACGCCGCCCGGGTGTGCGCGATCCTGCGGGAGAACGGGGTGGTGGACATCGAGCCGTACCGCAAGCTCGGCCGGAACCAGATCCGGGTGGGGATGTACCCGTCGGTGGACCCGGCCGACGTGCAGGCGCTCACCGCGTGCGTGGACTGGGTGGTCGAGCGGCTCTGA